TTTGATTTGGCCaagtttttcaaatttcaaaaaaaGTACCTttctcccaaaaaaaaaaaaattcaaatttgaagtgtttggccaaacttttaggaGAAAAAAAGTACTTATGAGGAGAAGAGAAGTAGTTTtgtaaaaacagaaaaaaaatagtttcttaccagaagcacttttgagaaaaatacacttagaagcactttttaaaagtttggcaaaacactaattgctgcttaagaatattttttaaattaattagtcaaacacaaattatttctcgccaaaagtacttttgaaaaaaagtacttctcaaaataaactattttttccagcttggccaaacgggctataaatcaactcaaaaatattttaatatagTGTAGTATTATCTGTTTTGTCCTTGAGTTAAGAGTCTACTGAAAACAATCTATTCATCTGCACAAATATAGGGGTAAGGCTGCATATACACTATTCTTTCTACATCCCTACTTATAAAATTTCGCTGGgcgtgttattgttattgttgttgtaatattATTTGCTTTGGAACAGAGCCAAccaaaaatatttataagttctTAGAAGTCGCATTGTTCAGTTCTTAATATTCTCATTTTTCATATGGCCAatacatacaacaacaacaaaaccagTAATTTTTTTTACAAGTGGGATGCGAATAGgggtaagatgtacgcagccttacctctAGCTTGGAAGGGCAAAGAGGTTATTTCTGATATATCTTCGGctgaaagaagagaaaaaaaaagtgGAGGCACAAGTAGGAATaacaacaaaattaaaaaaaaaaatgaagtcaAGAAAATAGTTAAACTATAGGTAGTAAAAGCTAATGAATAAAATgatatcatactaacactaatgctaACGAACTGGGTAAAACAATGAGAAACGCTCAATTATCTACTagccttctaccctaatcttcgACCTACACCCCCTCCTattaagggtcatgtcctcaatCAGTTGCAGCTGCATCGTGTCCCGCCTAATAATctctccccaagacttcttaGGGCTACCTCTACCCCTCCTAATACCCATTAAGGCTAACCTCTCCCACCTTCTGGTTGGGGCTTCTatacttctcctcttaacatgtccgaaccatttCAACCTCACTTCCCCGCATATCATCCTCCACAGGGGCTACTCCCACCTTACCCCAAATAACTTCATTACTAATCTTATCCAACTTGGTATGCCCACACATTCACCTTAACGTCCTCATCTCAATTACTtttatcttctggacatgagaatTCTTAACAGGCTAACACTCTGCTTCATACAGCATAGCGGTCTAACTATAACCTTGTAAAACTTGCCTTTTAAGTAAAACTTGCCTTTTAAGTCTCAGCGACAAATACCAAATTCTAATCAtatcttttctctcttttatCACATTTTTCCATGTCAACTTCGAAGAACAAAGtctatttattaaataaaaaaacaTACTTCAACATGTTTTTTGGGATATTGATATCCAAATTGGGGCGCATTTTGTTTCATTTCATTTTGTTTGAGGTGTAAAGTGTAAGGTTGGTAAGTTGGATTAGCGCTATAGAACACCATTGACTGTTTCAACTTTGTTCCCTTCCCAACCACTTCACACCTTCATCGGCGAATTCCTTCACATTAACACCTTTAAAAATTGAATTTGTTTAGGATTCGTAACAACTAATAAAAACTTACTAAATTATATCAATTTACCATAGTTAAGTGATTTAATAAAGTAAAAACTATATATCAATTAACTATAGTTAAGCGAGAAAAGCCTATGTGTAAACAAATATCATGCATCCATGTGCGTATCCAACTCGAGGAGTATGGGTTAGCGTGAACCCATACTCCTTTCCTTAAATCATGCATAATAATGTTATATTTAttcaaaattacttaaatatatatatgtgcatCCATGCTCAAAGACTCTTATGGCGTAATTATTATTCGGTGTACACTTACAAGTGAAATTGACGGTTAAAATCTCACTCCGAACGGTCTTGTTTTCAGCATGAAGTATAAATATATgtgaaaattactaaaatttcaaaaagaatataattttgaacttataatttcaaaagtgtAGTGGGTTCATGGTAAGAGACTAAAGTTAAACCCGTCAAATGTAAATTCAAGATGCACCTCTTTACAACAGTGCACTCATCCTCTtgaaattctggatccgcctctgcctGCATCTAGTGACGGAATTAGAACTTTGAATCAAAATATAATAAGTAAACACACACAAGAAAAGAGAGATTCAACATACTtgtatacataaaataaaaattttgaccTTGCTAAACATTATATATTTTCGGCGAAGGGATGGCAATTAACACCACTTAACATAAAGTGGCTCCGCTGCTACATGCATCTATTGATTTGTTGTAAATATTCTATGCGTACAATTAATAAGTAATGAAATCAGCCATAGATTTGAAATGACGGCACAATAAAAGCCCTCATTTCTTTAGAGGTTCTTTTTACTTATGTATGGAATGTTTACATTAAATTATAAAATACATAATATATACTTGTATATAAATTTTTCTCACTTGACTATGATTGATTAAATGATGTAATTAATGGAGATGTTTTTCACTTGATTAGTCCAAAACGAAGATGCTTTTCACTTAATTGGTAAATGCGAGTGAATATTAAAAGAAGATATGAACAAATGAGATATATATGTTGTGCACCACCAAAGTTTAAAGGTTAGAGATATTTCAGAATAAGAATTTTAACACgagttattatatatttttaatcgATCTTTCCCTTAAATTATCTAGGTACCCAACCTTTTTCCAAATTAGATATTACATTACGTTGAAGATACTACGCTGGCGTTTAGACTCATataacattattatgcataatgtTACATTACGTTGAAGATACTACGCTGGCGTTGaaagttgaagttgttgtttgatcatgtattttatttgaaaaaaagttAAAAGTTATATGAGTCAACGAAATATTTTCACTCAAAACTATCCTAAAcatgatcatatttcataaacaaacaatatttttaattttttttttaaaaaaaatagccaAAATCTATTTCAAAATGGTTTTTACTCCTCTATTTACTGCCTTTTGCTTTGTGTAAAACATAGTAGATCAGATGATCCTTCCACGTCATCGATCCAGAAATCTCTTCTTAGATCAATCTAAACCGTCCGATTGAAAAAGAAGCACAATACGTACCACGTCATCGATCCGCAACTCGCACCCCCTTCAAATCAATCGGAACCGTTGATTAAACACCATCCTCATTCAAATCCAACGCCCACGATCACCTCCCTATCTTCCACGTCATCGATCCGCGACACTTACATTTCCAACAGATCAAAGGCCTCCCTCCCGCTCAAAATTTTCAATCCCCCTCTTATAAATTCTCTCCCGCTACCTACTCAAATTCCACACTCAATCTGTAATCCAAAATCTCAAAGCAGAAAACCCTAAATTCCCCAAATTCTCTGAATTCTCGAAATGGCTCGTACCAAGCAAACTGCACGTAAGTCAACTGGTGGCAAAGCACCAAGGAAGCAGTTAGCTACAAAAGCTGCTCGGAAATCGGCTCCGGCGACCGGAGGAGTGAAGAAGCCACACAGATTCAGGCCCGGAACTGTTGCACTTCGTGAAATTAGAAAGTACCAGAAATCGACTGAGCTCCTAATCCGAAAACTTCCATTTCAGCGTTTGGTTCGTGAGATAGCTCAGGATTTTAAGACCGATCTGAGGTTCCAGAGCTCTGCTGTTGCGGCGCTTCAAGAGGCGGCTGAAGCTTATCTTGTTGGTTTGTTCGAGGATACTAACCTTTGTGCTATCCACGCTAAGAGAGTTACCATTATGCCAAAAGACATTCAGCTTGCCAGAAGAATTAGGGGTGAGAGAGCTTAAATTGGGATTGCTCTGGTGGGTTTTTGTTAGTTTTTGGGTATATAGTGGGTTGTTTGTTTAGGGTTTTGAGCCTTTTGTGTTTTGGTGTAGAACTTTCTCAGTTCTGGCTATGTAGTTGAATCAAGTGCATTTTAATGAAATCTCAGTACTATTTTATTCAAATTATATCTCTCTTTCTCCCTCTCCCCCCCTCTCCCCCTCTCTCATTTATACAATGCCTTTTCAACTTTATCTCTCTCGTTTTCACATTGCTTTTTCAATTTTATCTCTATATCTCTCTCGTTTATACATTGCCTCTTttcaactctctctctctctctcgtttaTACATTGCTAATTTCAATTATATATATTTCTCTCTCTCGTTTATACATTGCCCTTTTCAATTTTATATATTTCTCTCTCGTTTATACATTGCCCTTTTCAATTTTATATATCTCGTTTATACATTGCCTTTTTCAATTTTATATATTTCTCTCGTTTATACATTGCCCTTTTcaattgtgtgtatatatataccgTGTTTTTTCAATTTTATCCCCcccttctgtgtgtgtatcttaTAAGTtagcgtaatgaaacaataattaattcgagcccactgaattcacagtgttttcttaaggaatttaatcccctcctagtacccagtgtaatggattatttcctcccaggatagaacgaatcatacattagtgtagcggtacttcaaaccccagtgtttcagcgaacacaaagttcggtagcataTCACACTTAcaattgctttgtttgaagttaaaacaatgcagaacgaaggagttgaaactcagaaaatcgtatggaaatgctgagaggaaggagtgcaatgtatagccaaatttGTTGAGCGATTTCAGGATTTCAatttgtgtgttgagtgtctttcttcaacatctgctgcacatatatatagcagccagtgttgaagaagaccaaacgtccaccctccatggtggagcaagcattagcttgtttgtggagcaagcacattcatgtttgtggagcaagcacattcatggtgggaagagcattaggcggctgccaaatggtcaatacacggattgaaaaatatccgttacaaatgcggataatcttacgttaatatttactattaacaaataaatttggtccaaaaaattaatcaatcaatcgatcatttgaccaaatccaaatccaaatccaaatccaaattcgaagccgtagccgtagccgaagccgagccgagcgagcgacgacaacgacggcgcgagacttgctttcttcttaactctttaagagctacaagaagagcaattatatatatacccaccaaaaatcttttcctcttccaatatggggacaatgtctcattgtcaagagggaaaaagttaaaattttactcaaaatttcattttccctccatttttcatttaccctcattttaagactatttcattttaaaaattaaaacctcaacaatcccccacatgaatggggaatggctatatcatggaagtatgcatgaaaaaactgtgtgatttacaagcaaggattaatcgcatctggataagtaggtttccctttgaactttccgtagtaaacttatgtcggatatactcggttaatcggtagatttgatatctttgaaccgtcgatctttggtgtatacctagacaaccataagtcacacaatcaacccttaaccgtctttggttctcattgttgtgttcgtttcagctatgaacaccgcctggtttcataagtgcgtagagaactggccttacaaagttctccttgaagcggctcacacttcacacttacataggtgattcctaaacgtgtcatcctgtagatacactatttgatataccccgtatcaaatttagaaatcattaaaaagctttaatgctttatccttggtactgaatattgtctcatcacgagaacggactaaaattttatttgacaatgttgaaccgtcattaatgactttgtttgatctccttgaacctagatcttgggatctccagtcttctaggtagagttaccgccacaatgacttgttctcggccatagccccattccccttgatgatttctcaactacctctctagttaggccttttgtaagtggatccgacacattatcacttgactttacatagtcaatcgtgataattcctctagagagtaattgcctaacggttttatgtcttcgtcgtatatgacgagatttaccgttatacataatgctcccagcccttccaattgccgcttgactatcacaatgtatgcatattggtgccaacggtttgggccaaaatggaatgtcttccaagaaattccggagccattcagcttcttcaccggctttatctaaggctatgaattcagcctccattgtagagcgggcaatacatgtttgtttggacgacttccaagataccgctcctccaccaatagtgaatacatatccactcgtggacttagaatcagttgaaccggtgatccaatttgcatcacagtatccctcaatcaccgcagggaaattactgtagtgcaattcaaagttctgggtatgttctaaatatcccaaaactcgtttcattgccatccaatgagattggcctggattgctcgtatatcgactcagtttacttatagcacaagctatatttggtcgtgtacaattcatgatatacattaagcatcccaacacacgagcataatccaattgtgatatgctttggcctttgttctttgctaatgcaagatttaCGTCAATtagagtctttgcaactttaaagcccaagtgcttgaatttttcaagtactgtcttaatataatgagattgtgacaatgccagatcttgaggagtcttatggatcttaatttccagaattaaatcagcaactcccaagtctttcatatcaaacttgctattgagcatacacttagtagcatttatgttggcaatgtcattactcattatcagcatatcatccacatataggcaaacaatgactatgtgatttggaatatttttaatgtacacacatttatcacattcatttatcttaaaaccatttgacaacattgtttggtcaaatttcgcatgccattgtttgggtgcttgttttagtccgtaaagagacttaacaagtctacataccttcttttctttacctgaaaccacaaacccttcaggttgttccatgtaaatttcttcctccaactctccatttaagaaggccgtcttaacatccatttgatgaatttcaagaccatacactgcagctaatgctactaacatccgtatggacgtaattcttgtaactggagagtatgtatcaaagtagtctagaccttctcgttgtctataccctttgactacgagccttgccttgaatttatcaatagtgccatcatctttgatttttctcttaaaaatccatttagaacccaaaggtttatttccaggaggaagatcaaccaattcccatgtatggttgttcaatatggattctatttcactattgactgcctctttccaaaataatgattccgaagaagtcatagcttctttaaatgtttgaggctcattctccaataagaaagtcacaaaatctggtccaaatgaagtagacgttctttgacgtttactacgtcttggatcctcctgattacatgtactttcttttgtttcttcccgaggtcatttagatccttcaccaaatgactcaaattcctttttatacggatatatattttcaaaaaactcagcattatctgattctataaccgtattattatgaatgtcgggattttctgatttatgaaccagaaatatgctttactatttgtcgcatatcctatgaaaacacaatcaacggttttcgatcctatctttacccttttgggtttaggaacttgcacttttgccaaacacccccacactttaaaataattcaagttgggcttccttcctttccatttttcatatggaatggattgtgttttgctatggggcactcgatttaatattcgattagccgtaagaatggcttccccccacaagttctgtggcaaaccagaacttatcaacaacgcattcatcatctcctttaatgtgcgattctttctttccgcaatcccattagattggggcgtgtaaggggctgttgtttgatgaataattccatattctaaacatatttcttcaaaaggagattcatattcaccacccctatcacttcttatcatttttactttcttgttaagttgcgtttcaacttcatttttgtattgcctgaatgcgtctattgcttcatctttactattcagtaagtaaacatagcaatatcgagtaccatcgtcaataaaagttatgaaatacttctttccaccgcgagatggtattgacttcatatcacaaatatctgtgtgaattaagtctaaaggatttgaattcctttcaactgacttataaggatgtttaacatacttagattccacacatgtttgacattttgatttttcgcattcaaacttgggcagtacttccaagttaatcatttttcgcaaggttttataattgacatgacccaaacgtacatgccataaatcatttgactcaagtaagtaagaagaagctgaaatattattattattttccacaaccattacattcagattgaaaaggccctcggtgaggtaaccttttcctacaaatatttcattcttactaatgacaaccttgttggacacaaaaacgcacttaaaaccgtgcttaacaagaagtccagtagagactaaattctttctcatttcgggaacatgaaggacattgttcaaagtcatgaccttgccagaagtcattttcagaaatatcttcccatatccttcaacttttgctgttgaagcatttcccatataaactgtctctccgggtccagcaggagcataagtagcaaaagcttctctaattgcacaaacatggcgagtggctcctgaatcaaaccaccacagtttaggatttcccaccaagttacattcagaaagcatggcacacaagttatcaacatcatcatggtttactaccatgtttgcttgaccccttttcttgtctttcttcggagcacgacactccgtagatttgtgtccggtttttccacagttgtagcagttttcactgaaccgcttcttgcttgggttgtatttcggaccagaagccttcttcctctttttgttagcttcaacaatatttgctcccattattgttgaatttccacggcctctcctttcagcagctttattgtcctcttcgattctcaaccgaacaatgagatcttcaagggacatttcctttcgtttgtgtttcaaataatttttgaagtccttccacaatggaggcaacttctcaatcattgctgctacttggaatgcttcgttgatgacaagaccttcagcaagtagatcatgaataatcacttgcaattcctggacttgggtaataacagacttgctatctaccattttgtagtccaaaaattttgcggcaacgaatttcttcatcccggcatcttcagttttatatttcttttcaagcgcattccacaattcttttgacgtctccacgctactgtatacattatacagattatcatccagtccgctataagaatataattcttgcataaaaaatcagaatgcttccacgcttcaatcacgagaaagcgttcattctctggagttttatctggcagatcaggaacatcttccttgatgaacttctgtagacataacgtagttaagtagaagaacatcttctgctgccagcgcttgaaatcaatcccgaaaaactttccgggtttttctgccggtgccaacgccggtgttcggcttgtcgatgcgttggcagtcaccatcggaacagcttggttttcgctttcagtcgtcatttttctgtaaaagaatgacacaaacaaacgtttaataaacgttttaaaactggagtaaaaatcacgtagattttaatcttccaacaaaacgccacgaaggctttactctccaaaacgggagtacacaaaaccacaaaggttttagtttgcagaataataagaataacacaaatacagaaataaatattaaattccttaagattgttattccctccaatattgctgtatttataaataataattctgcaaaatataagttagcgtaatgaaacaataattaattcgagcccactgaattcacagtgtttccttaaggaatttaatcccctcctagtacccaaggtaatggattatttcctcccaggatagaacgaatcacacactggtgtagcggtacttcaaaccccagtgtttcagcgaacacaaagttcggtagcaaatcacacttacaattgctttgtttgaagttaaaacaatgcagaacgaaggagtagaaactcagaaaatcgtatggaaatgctgagaggaaggagtgcaatgtatagccaaatctgttgagcgatttcaggaTTTCAgtttgtgtgttgagtgtctttcttcaacatctgctgcacatatatatatcagccagtgttgaagaagaccaaatgtccaccctccatggtggagcaagcattagcttgtttgtggagcaagcacattcatggtgggaagagcattaggcggctgccaaatggtcaatacaaataaatttggtccaaaaaattaatcaatatccgtagccgtagccgagcgagcgacgacgacgacggcgcgaggcttgctttcttcttaactctttaagagctacaagaagagcaattatatatatacccaccaaaaatcttttcctcttccaatatgggacaaaaattttactcaaaatttcattttccctccatttcccattcaccctcattttaagactatttcatcttaaaaattaaaacctcaacaatatGTTGATTATGAgtttttttatttcaattttaatGAGGTATTGGGTGCTTCTATGTGACAAATACTACAGTTTTATGCTGATTGGGAAGAGTAATTTAGGAAAATATTAATTTAGTTGCAGCCTTTGATTTAACCTTGAATCTTACTAATTTTATTTTTCCCAAATATAAACTAAGTATGACGTTTCTTCTGAAAAACCAGAGTTCCTAAACTCTTGATTATCACAGTATGCAAATGTTAGTTCAATTTGCTCTTTGTATATCTTCTTGTTCTTTTAAGTTTACAAGACCATTAAACGTAAGTTGGTGGTGTATGATGTTAATTAGAAGACAAGTACACATTATGGTAAATGACCAATTTTTACACTCGTTGAATGTGGAAATCCTTGAAACTCAGGTTTACTAATCTTCTATTTTGGTGGAACAAATGTATGTCTGAAAATTTTCCTATTCCAGATCACTGCTGTGGTGAAGTTTCAACTTTTTGTGGATGTAAAATGTCCAAAACTGACAAACATAAACCTCTCAAATGACAGTATAACTTTATGCAGCACCATCCAAGTTACAGGTCTGATTCGCAAGAACCATTAGTCCCCCTCATTTTTCTCCCTTTTATTTTGTGATTTTGGATACCATTGACTGACAATTTGTTGTACCAACTTGCTAATTTTCATCACTCATTGCCCTGCACAACATTAGGGCAAATCATTTCATTTCAAGAATTTTCCTTTTTCCTCCATCCTTCGGGAAAGATTCATCTCTACTCTTGTTTCCATCAGCTAATGCCAACTTAAGTGTAGTGTCATCTCATTGAACCAAGATATGGCAGGAATTGTATACTTGAAAACCAATAGATTTGAGGTTAAACTAGAAGGTATAACCTTTAAGGCGAAAGAGTTTGAATCCTTATTCACAGCTGATATTCTTTTCCCAGAAGGCAAGATTTGGGCACAACCACCTGTTGTGGGCCTTGATGTCATGCGCCACCCTCGCGATCCCAAAATAATCCTGGTTCTCTTGTGTTTTGGAGTCGGTTGTCTGATTCTCAGGTTTCATTCTGGTGAACAGCTACCTGATCCTGTTCTCAAATTTCTTACGGACAAGAGAATCCGTTTCGTTGGTTTTGCAATACCAGAAAAGAAAGATTTGTTCCCATTTGAAGAATTAGGCTTGACTAAAGATAAAGTTGACATAGGTTACCTGGCTACCAAGTTTTTCAATGACCCAAAGTACAAGAGATATGAACTAGGAGATCTGGCGCGTAAAGTACTTGGGATCAAGAGAATGATTGGCCTAACACAGGCTTCATCTTTTGAGAGACACGAGCAGATCAAATGTGCCATCTGTCAACTTTTCATATCCAGCGTGATCGCCATGTCATTGTTCATCACAAAGGACAAGAAAAAATTGGCAGAAGCTCCAAAGAAATCCTCATTTCTGAAAAATCTGTCTCTGCCTTTATTGACAGAAGGATGGTTTAAATTGCCTAAAGGGAAAAAGGGAGACAAGTTTCACCCTGTGCAAACAGGAACAGATAATCTTGTTCAGACAGCAGATGATGAAAATCTTCTTGTCGACATAATTCATGCTGCACCTGAACACGAAGAAGTTTCCATTGGTTATGACTTAATTCATGCCAAAGTTATAGAAGATACCTTCTGTGATGATCTTGGCGGTCTTTGGGGTGGTAACGAACGTGCCACTGCTGATGATCGCGTCCAAGTAAAATGTACTGAGGTTTACTTAGACGATCTTTCTCCTCGTGTAAGAGGTGGTGGTGAAGTGGATTATGGTGATGACTTTGTCCGAGCCAAAGTTAGTGAGGATAAATTAGGTAATGGTTCCGTTTACGACAAAGCTAAAGAGATTACAACAAATAATGATGAGAAGAAGGAAACTGCCAAAGGCGAAGAGGTTAATGCATATGATGATTTGAAGAAGGAAGCCGTTTGTCTAAAGAAAAAGCCTTTCAAAGGGATTCTGAAATGTCCCTCTTCTAACATGGATTCTTGGAATGCATCCTCTTCTAAGCCTGATTCCCCTGTATCAATTGACAAGGACGAACAAAGTGTTAGAGGCTCGCTAAGAAGAGCCAATTCCAAAGGgtttaatgttaaatttaaatAACAGTGTCTACTACTAATGTATATTCTACATAGTTGAGAATTCATGCATCACTATTTCGATGTTATGAA
The DNA window shown above is from Nicotiana tomentosiformis chromosome 8, ASM39032v3, whole genome shotgun sequence and carries:
- the LOC104093373 gene encoding histone H3.2 gives rise to the protein MARTKQTARKSTGGKAPRKQLATKAARKSAPATGGVKKPHRFRPGTVALREIRKYQKSTELLIRKLPFQRLVREIAQDFKTDLRFQSSAVAALQEAAEAYLVGLFEDTNLCAIHAKRVTIMPKDIQLARRIRGERA